A segment of the Streptomyces sp. NBC_01235 genome:
AGGGCCGAGTCGCGGGTGCCGTCGCGCAGGACGCCGACCGTCATCCGGACCTCCTGGCGGTCGGGATGGTCCGCGACCCACTTCGTGAGCTTCGCCCCGCTCAGGCCCTGCGGGACCTGGGCCTCGGCGGACGGGGGCAGCATCAGGCGCTCCACGGTGAGGGCGCAGCCGACCACGGCGTCGGGCCACGCGATCGTGGCGAGGAACTCGTCGAGCGGCTTGTCCGTTGGCACTTCGTCCTGCTCGATCGGGGTGAGACCGGTGGTCTCGGGCTCGTCCTGAAGGCCGAGCTGGGCGGCGAGCGAGGGTTCCTGGGCTCGCAGCCGAGCGGTGTCTACGAGGGCGAAAAGGCGGGCGGGCTGGTCCCAGCCGAGGCCGGAGGCGTACTCGTCGATCTCAAGTACGGCCCGGGTGAGCGGGCTCGCCGCCATGGGAGTGTTGGACATGGTCACAATCCTCTCTCGTTCCTGGCCGGAATCGGGAACCGAGTAAACGGTGAGTAAGTTGCATAGGTGTGGGCCCACGATCACGGGGGGCCACGAACGGTCCACGAACACGCGGGCCTGACGGATCAACGCGACTTTCGAGGTGCGCACCTTGGCTTTCCAGATGCCGGACCGCGGCGGAGGCCCCACAGGGCCGCGGATCAGAGTGGGCCGCCCGTCCCGGCGCGTCCGCACCCTGCTCATGACGCTGGGCGTCCTTGCCGTACTCGGCATGGCGTTCACCATGTTCGCGGGGTTCTGGACGGACTGGCTCTGGTACCGCTCCGTGAAGTACTCGTCGGTCTTCACCGCCATGCTGTGGACCAAGATCGGGCTGTTCTTCGTCTTCGGCCTGCTGATGGCCCTCGCGGTCGGCTTCAACATCTGGCTTGCCCACCGG
Coding sequences within it:
- a CDS encoding PPA1309 family protein gives rise to the protein MSNTPMAASPLTRAVLEIDEYASGLGWDQPARLFALVDTARLRAQEPSLAAQLGLQDEPETTGLTPIEQDEVPTDKPLDEFLATIAWPDAVVGCALTVERLMLPPSAEAQVPQGLSGAKLTKWVADHPDRQEVRMTVGVLRDGTRDSALRLREKDAPTEVLTGAGLVPGLAEALSATFAE